In Labrys monachus, the genomic stretch CGGCTGCGCCGTGATCGAAAAACTCCTCTCGCCCGGGGAATGCCGCGCCATCGCCGGTCTCTATCCGCAGGAGGCCCATTTCCGCAGCCATGTGCACATGGCGCGGCACGGTTTCGGGAAAGGCGAATATCGCTATTTCAGATATCCCCTTCCCGATCTCCTCGGCGGCCTGCGCAGCGCGCTCTATCCACCCCTGGCCGCCATCGCCAATGCCTGGAACGAGCGCATGGGCATGGCGCAGCGCTACCCCGACCGGCACGCCGATTTCCTCGGGCAATGTCACGAGCAGGACCAGACCCGGCCGACGCCGCTGCTGCTGCAATATGGTCCGGGCGACTTCAACTGCCTGCACCAGGACCTTTACGGAGACCTCGCTTTTCCCCTGCAGGTCGCGATCCTCCTGTCCGAGCCCGGCAGGGACTTCACCGGCGGCGAGTTCGTCCTCACCGAACAGCGACCGCGCATGCAGAGCCGGGCCGAGGTGGTGCCGCTCCGCCAGGGCGACGCCGTGGCCTTCGCGGTGCACGACCGGCCCGTGAAAGGAACGAAAGGCTACTATCGCGTCAATCTCCGGCATGGCGTCAGCCGCCTGCGCTCCGGCAGGCGCCACACCGTCGGCATCATCTTCCACGACGCGACATAGATCGAGGCCGACCGGCGCCGGTCCCGTCGCGGCCTCACGCCCGGTGCGGATCCTGGCCTTCCGGCAGCGCGCGCCGGGCCAGTACCGCCGCCCTGAGGGCCGCGACGGCGCTGCCGGGCGTGGTGATGACGGGGGCCGCCGTCGCCAGCGCCGTGCGGCCATGGGCGCGGGCGAGCGAGAACTGGCCGAGGACGACGGCATCGACCTCGCCGAGGCCGGCGGCCGCCTCGGCGACCAGGGCGTCGTGCCGCTCGCCGTCGCCGGCCTTGAGCGCCTCGAGCGCTCCCGCGGCCACGGCCGAGACGACAGTGACCTCGCGGCCTTGCGCGGCCGCCATGGCATGCAGCTCCTGCTCCAGCGAAAGCCGGGAGGGCTCGAAGGAGACGACGAGGCCGATGCGGTCGCCGGCGCGGAGGGCGGTCTCGAAGGCGGCCTCGTTCGGCCTCAGCACGGGAATCGCGGCGCGGGCCTTGACGGCGTCGATCGCCGGCCCGAAGGCGGAGCAGGTGAAGAGGATGCCCGCCGTGCGCCCGCCCCTGCCGCCATGCGCGGCAACATAGTCGGCGAGGGTGTGGAAGCGGGCGACCATGCCGTCGTCGAGCCGGCCGGCATCGGCGCGGTCGACGGCCAGCGAGGTGTCGAGCAGGTCATAGGCGAAGGCTTCCGGCCAGCCTTGCGCGAAGGCCTCGCGGGCCGGCGCGACCGATTCCTCGAGCGCATGGATCATCGCGATGCGCGCGACGGCGTCACTCGCCGGCATGGCGGGCCTCCTTCCGCGCGGCGAGGATGCGGGTGATCGCCTCGTCGCGGGCCGCTTCGAGTTCGGCGATCGAACGTCCCGCCGCCTCGGCCGCCACCCCTTCGACCAGCATGGCGCAGATCTCCGGCGTCAGGCTCGGCGAGCCCAGCGTCGCCCAGCGCCGTTCCTGGCTCGGCCCGAGATGTTCGAGGTAATGGGCGATGCCCTCGCCGCCGCCGCCGAGATGATAGGCCATGTGGGCGCCGACCGCCGACCAGCGCAGGCCCGGGCCGTTGACCAGCGCCGCATCGACGGTGGCGACGTCGGCGATGCCCTCGGCGACGATGTTGACCGCCTCGCGCCAGAGGGCGGAGGCCAGGCGGTTGGCGACATGGCCGACGGCGTCGCGGTTGAGGACGACCGCCTCGCGCCCGAGCGACCGGTAGAAACCGGCGGCGCGCTCGCGCAAGGCGGCATCGCGCGCATAGATCTCGACGAGCGGCATGATGTGCGGCGGGTTGAAAGGATGGGCGGTGACGAAGCGGCCGGGATGGCGCATGTCGCGCGCCAGCTCCGACCAGGTCAGCGAGGAGGTGCTGCTGGCGATGACGGCATCCGGCGGCGCGGCGCCTTCGATCCGGCCATAGAGTTCGCGCTTGAGCGGCACCGATTCGGGGGCGTTCTCCTGGATCCAGGTGGCGGCGGCCACCGCCTCCTCCAGCGTGCGGGCGACGAGAAGGCGCCCGTCCCGCTCCGTGCCCCGCCCCTCGATGCGGCGGACCTGGCGCCGCGCCCCTTCGACGCGCTCGAGGAGAGGCTCCGCCGCCGGCGACGCCGGATCCCACACGGCGACGTCGTGGCCATGGGCGGTGAAGAGGGCCGACCAGCTCTCCCCGATCAGGCCGCAGCCGATGATCGCGATCGTTTCCGGCCCTTGCGCCATGTTGGCTCCTCCTGCCTGCGGATTCGCGCCAGCCTGCCACGCCCGGCGCTGCCTTCGAAAGCGTTTTCGCAACGTTCGCACCGCCGGGCCAAGGCGGCGGCCGCGGCAAGGCGGCGCCTCTCTGCCGAATTTTCCCCGGCCGGATGGAAGCCGCGGCTCAAACCTGTTGACAAGCGCCGCCCTGCTTGCTTTGTAATCATGATTAAGCGGAAGGCAGTTTCCGCCACATCGGCCTTCAGCGGCCATCGGGCAGTTTCGCCCCACGGCATCTCATGACATCCATGGGATAGCGTGGGGCTTTTTGTTTTGGGCTCCATGAGCAGGTTTCGCATCGGTATCCTCTATTCGACCGAAGGGCCCTATGCGGCCCTGGGGCGGGACTGCCGCGACGGCGCCGAGCTCGCCGTCGAGGACCTGCGGGCGGAGCATGCGGATGTCGGCATCGAGCCCGTCTTCGGCGACCCGAAAGGCCAGGCGCCGCTCTATCTCGACCTCGCGCGCGCCATGCTGCGCGACCAGGGCTGCCGGCACATCGTCGGCACGGTGACCTCGCTGGCGCGCAAGGACGTCATCCCCCTCATCGAAAAGCATGACGGGCTGCTCTGGTACATGTGCCCCTATGAGGGCTTCGAGGCCAATGAGAGCGTGATCTACACCGGCGCCTGCCCGAACCAGCATCTCCTGCCGCTGTTCGACCATTTGCTGCCCCGCCACGGCTCGCGCGTCTATCTCGCCGGCGCGAATTACGTCTGGGGCTGGGAGATGAACCGGCTGGCGCGCGAACTGGTGGCGCAGGCCGGCGGCGAGGTCGTCGGCGAGCGATGCCTTCCGTTGGAGGAGACGCATGTCGACCGCCTGATCGCTGACATCGAGCAGCGCCGGCCGGACTTCATCCTCAACAATCTGATCGGCCCGGCGAGCTATGCCTTCCTGGCCGCGATCCGGCGCCTCGCCGACCGCGACCCGTCCTTCGCTCCGGAGCGCCGCCCCGTGGTGAGCTGCGACCTCACCGAATGCGAACTCGGCGAGATCGCGGACGGTGCCGCGATCGGCCAATTGGCGACGGCCTCCTATTTCGACAGTCTCGCCACGCCTCGCAACCTCGCCTTCAAGCGCCGGGTCGCCGCCCGGTTCGGGCCGCACCGCCGGGTCTCCAGCTTCTTCGCCGGCGCCTACACCGCCGTCCGGCTCTGCGCCGAGACCATCCTGGCCGCCGGCGGCGACGACCCGGCAGCGATCCGCGGCAGGCTGCATGCCGGTCCGGCCGAGACCGTGCTCGGCCCCCTCGCCGTCGATCCGCGCACCAACCACGCCGCGCTGCCCTTCCATCTCGGGCGCATCAACCGGGAGGGTGGCTTCGACATCCTCGCCTCGAAGCCGGCGATCGCCGCCGACCCCTATCTGATCGGCGACCGGACCCGCCGCGCCGCTCCGCATCTGAGGCTGGTCCGATGAGCACCACACCGAGCTTCAACGGCTGGCATGCCGCGGTGCTGCACCGCCTGGACGACGGCATCGAGCGGCTGGGCCGGCAGCTCGAACGGCTCGGCCTCGCCGTCACCGTGCAATGGGCCCCGCTCGACCTCGCCCGCATCAATCCCGACATCGTGCTGGTGGATGCCGACCAGGGCTGGGACGGCCTGCTGCCCTGGCAGGCCGGCGCCGCGCCGATGCCGCTCGTCGCGCTGCTCGGCTCCGAGGCGCCAGGGCGCATCGCCTGGGCGATGGAGCATGGCGCCGGCGCGCTGATCGCCAAGCCGGTCGCTTCCTCCGCCGTCTACCCCTCCCTCGTCATGGCCGTCCACATGCATGCGCAGCGTCTGGCCATGGCCAAACGCTGCGCCGACCTCGAGGAACGCATGCGCCTGAGGCCGCTGGTCCATGGCGCCGTGCACGCCATCATGGCGGCCCGGCTGGTCGACGAAAGCGCCGCCTACAGCCTCCTGCGCTGCACCGCCATGCGGCGGCGGCTGACGATCGAGCAGATCGCCGCCGGCATCGTCGCCGGGCAGGAACCCGTGCCGGAGGCGGTCTGATGCGGGTGATGCTCGCGCTCCTGCGCCGCCCGGCCGCGATGGTCGGGCTCGTCATCGTCGGGCTGGTCGTGGTCGGCGCGCTGCTGGCGCCCTGGCTCGCGCCCTTCTCGCCCGACGACCAGATGTTCGACGGATTGTCGCTCGACGGCGCGCCGCTGCCGCCGAGCGCCCATTACCTGCTCGGCACCGACACGCTCGGCCGCGACCTGCTTTCCCGCCTGCTGTTCGGGGCGCGCACCTCGCTCGTCATCGGCCTCGTCGCCAACGGCACGGCGGTGGCGATCGGCCTCCTGGTCGGCATCGTCGCCGGCTACACGCGCGGGATGTTCGGCAACATGCTGATGCGCTTCACCGACCTGATGATGGCGTTTCCGGCGCTGCTGCTGGCGATCGCGCTGGCGGCGCTGCTGAGGCCGAGCCTGTGGATCGTGGCGCTGGTGATCGCGCTGGTGAACTGGGTGCAGGTGGCGCGCATCGTCTACACCGAGACGCGCGGCCTGGCGGAGCGCGACTTCATCACCGCCGAGCGCTCGCTCGGGGCCGGGCACGGCCGCATCCTGTTCTTCCACATCCTGCCGCATCTGATGCCGACGGCCATCGTGTGGGGCACGCTCGGCATCGCCACCACAGTGCTGCTCGAAGCCACGCTCAGCTTCCTCGGCATCGGCGTCCAGCCGCCGCAACCCTCCTGGGGCAACATCATCTATGAGAGCCAGAGCTATTTCCAGGATGCGCCCTGGCTGGTGTTCATCCCCGGCGCGGTGATCCTGGCGACCGCCCTCTCCTTCAACCTGATCGGCGATGCGCTGCGCGACATCCTCGATCCGACGCAGCGCGGCAGGGGCTGACATGGCATTGTTCCTGGCCCGGCGCCTGCTGCAGGCGGCCTTCATCCTCCTCGGCGTCGCCGCCATCACCTTCGTCCTGCTCTATTGCCTACCGGCGGACCCGGCGGTGCTGATCGCCGGACGCAGCGCCACGCCGCCGATGGTCGCCGCCATCCGCCACGAGCTCGGGCTCGACCAACCGCTGATCCTGCAGTTCCTGCACTATCTCGACGGCCTGCTGCATGGCGACCTCGGCCGCTCCTACACGCAGAAGACGGCGGTGGCGCCGCTGATCCTGGCGCGGCTGCCGGCGACCCTGGTGCTGATGGCGGCCGGCATCCTCGTCGAGGTCGCGCTCGGGCTGACCTTCGGCATCATCGCCGCGGTACGCCGCGACGGCCTGACCGACCGCGTCGTGATGATGCTCTCCTTCGTCGGCGTGTCTTCGCCGCAATTCGTGGTGGCGCTGCTGCTGCTCTATGTCTTCGCGGCGACGCTCGGCTGGTTCCCGATGTCGGGCTTCGGCACGCCGGCCCATGTCGTGCTGCCCGCCCTCACGCTCGGCGTGCTCGGCGCCGGCTGGTATGCGCGCATGGTGCGCTCGGCGATGATCGAGGTGCTGCGCCAGGATTACGTCCGCACGGCGCGCGCCAAGGGCGTCCCCGCCGCAAGGGTGGTGCTGCGCCATGCCCTGCCGAACGCCCTCCTGCCGATCATCGCGATGATCGGCATCGATATCGGCCAGTTCATGGGCGGTGTCGTCGTCGTCGAGGCCGTCTATGGCTGGCCCGGCATCGGCCAGCTCGCCTGGCAGGCGATCCAGCAGGTGGACGTGCCCATCATCATGGGCGTGACGCTGGTGTCCGCGCTCGCCATCGTGCTCGGCAACCTCGTCGCCGACTTCATCGCCCCCTTCGTCGACCCGCGCATCCGCGCGCAATAGCAGGCCCAGAGATCTCAGAGGAGAACAGCATGCTGAAGAATTTGCTCAAATATACGGCGTTGGCGACGGTGCTCGCCCTTGCTCCCGCCGCCGCCCAAGCGGAGACGCCGAACCGCGGCGGCACCATCACCGTGACGTTCAAGGACGACATCGCGACCCTCGATCCGGCCATCGGCTATGACTGGCAGAACTGGTCGATGATCAACGGCCTGTTCTCGCGCCTTGTCGACTACAAGCCGGGCTCGACCGTGCTCGGCCCGTCGCTGGCCGATTCCTACACCGTCTCGCCGGACGGCAAGAGCTACACCTTCAAGCTGCATCCCGGCGTCAAGTTCACCAACGGGCGCGAGATCACCGCCGCGGACGTGAAATATTCGATCGAGCGCGCCGTCAATCCGAAGACCCAGGGGCCCGGGGCCGGCTTCTTCCATTCGATCGTCGGCGCCGACAAGCTGACGGCCGGCACCGCCCAGGCGATGGACGGCATCGTCGCGGTCGACGACCACACAGTGCGCTTCGACCTCGTCCAGCCCGACGCGACCTTCCTCAACGTGCTCGCCCTCAACTTCGCGTCAGTCGTGCCGAAGGAAGCGGTCGAGGCGGCGAACGGCGATTTCGGCAAGCATCCGGTCGGCTCGGGCGCCTTCATGCTGAAGGAATGGACGGTGGGCCAGCGCCTGGTGTTCCAGCGCAACCCGGACTATTTCGTCAAGGAGCGTCCCTATATCGACGGCTTCACCATCGAGATCGGCCAGGAGCCGCTCGTCGCCCTGCTGCGCCTCCAGAAGGGCGAGGTCGACATCGCCGGCGACGGTATTCCGCCGGCCAAATATCTGGAGATGAAGAAGTCGCCCGATTTCGCCGGCATGATCGTCGACCGCGACCAGCTCGAAACCAGCTATGTGACGCTGAACACGCAGGTCAAGCCCCTCGACAATCCCAAGGTGCGCCAGGCCCTCAACATGGCGATCAACAAGGACCGCATCGTGCGCATCATCAACGGGCGCGCCACGCCCGCCAACCAGGTGCTGCCGCCGCTGATGCCGGGCTACGACAAGGACTACAAGGGCTATGCCTATGACGTCGCCAAGGCCAAGGCCCTGCTCGCCGAGGCGGGGCTGCCGGACGGCTTCTCGACCCAGCTCTATACCTCCAACACCGATCCGCAGCCGCGCATCGCCCAGGCGATCCAGCAGGATCTCGCCGCGGTCGGCGTCAAGGCCGAGATCAAGGCGCTCGCCAATCCCAACGTGATCGCCGCCGGCGGTACGCAGGGCCAGGCGCCGATGGTGTGGTCGGGCGGCCTCGGCTGGATCGCCGACTTCCCGGATCCCTCCGACTTCTACGGACCGATCCTGGCCTGCGGCAGCGCGGTCGCGGGCGGCTGGAACTGGTCCTGGTACTGCAACAAGGACATCGAGCCCCGGGCGCAGGCGGCTGACGCGATGCCGGTTCCCGCCAAGGCGGCCGAGCGCAATGCGGTGTGGGCGCAGATCTTCACCGAGATCCAGTCCAAGGACGCGCCCTGGATCCCGGTGTTCAACGAGCGCCGCGTCGTGGCGAAGTCGAAGCGCATGGGCGGCCCGGACGAGGTCTACATCGACCCGACCCGCGTCATCGACTACGACGCGATCTATGTGAAGCCATAAACGCGACCACCCTCCCCTGGAGGGGGAGGGTCGGCCTGCAAGGCCGGGGTGGGGTGAAAACGCAACGTTCGAGATCAGGGTGAGGCCAAGATTTCCCGCAAGGGAATCACCCCACCCCGACACTTCGTGTCGACCCTCCCCCTCCAGGGGAGGGTGAAACTTTCGACCGAACGCATCACCTGCGCGCCCTGCAAAATCCCATCTCCCAAGGCAGGAAAGGTCCCATCATGTGCGTGGCATGCGACTACACCATCCATCGCAAGAACCACCATCTCGGCTGGAACCGCGACTTCGAGCCGGTGCTCACCGCCATGCCGGGCAAGACCATCCATTTCGAGTGCCTGGATTCGTCCGGCGGCCAGTTCGATGCCGATTCCACCGCCGAGACCGTCAAGACCATGGATTTCTCCCGGGTCAATCCGGTGACCGGGCCCGTCTATGTCGAGGGCGCCGAACCCGGCGACGTGCTCAAGGTCACGATCCGGCATTTCGCCCCGTCCGGGCTCGGCTGGACCGCCAACATTCCGGGCTTCGGCCTGCTGGCGGACCAGTTCATCGAGCCCGCCATCCATATCTGGAAATATGACCCGGCCTCGATGGCGCCGTCCCTGTTCGGGCCGGGCGGCAAGGTGCCGCTGAAGCCCTTCGCCGGCACCATCGGCGTCGCGCCGGCCGAGCCCGGCCTGCATTCGGTGGTGCCGCCCCGCCGCGTCGGCGGCAATCTCGACATCCGCGACCTCACGGCCGGCGTGACGCTCTATCTGCCCGTCGAGGTGCCGGGCGCTCTGTTCTCGATCGGCGACACCCATGCCGCACAGGGCGACGGCGAAGTCTGCGGCACGGCGATCGAGAGCCGCATGGACGTCGACGTCACCCTCGACCTCGTCAAGGACACGCCGCTGCAATCGCCCCGCTTCACCACCCCCGGGCCGGTGACGCGCCATCTCGACGCCGCCGGCTACGAAGTCACCACCGGTATCGGCCCCGATCTGATGACCGGCGCCCGCGAGAGCGTCATGCGCATGATCGACCTGCTGACCGCCGAGCACGGGCTGTCGCCGGTCGACGCCTACATGCTCTGCTCCGTCTGCGGCGACCTGCGGATCAGCGAGATCGTCGACATGCCGAACTGGGTGGTGTCGTTCTACTTCCCGCGGATCGTGTTCGCATGATCGCAGGAACGGATGCCGGAGCGCCCGAACGGCCGGTCCTCGAGATCGACGATCTCTGCGTCGATGCCCTGACGCCGGAGGGCGCCAGGCGGGTGATCGACACCGTGAGCCTCACGGTCGCCCCGCGCGAGACCCTGTGCATCGCCGGCGAGTCCGGCTCCGGCAAGTCGGTGACCGCCCTCTCCGTCATGCGCCTGCTGCCGCCGGGCTCGCTGCGCATCGCCTCCGGCGCCATCCGCCTCGACGGGCGCGACCTCACGCGCCTGTCCGAACGCGCCATGCGCGAGGTGCGCGGCGGCGAGATCGCCATGATCTTCCAGGAGCCGATGACCTCGCTCAACCCGGTGATGACCATCGGCGCGCAGCTGTTCGAGGCGATCCGCCAGCACCAGGCGGCAGAGGGCGCCAGCGTGAAGAGCCGCGCCATCGCCATGCTGGACGTCGTCCATATCGGCGAGGCGCCGCGCCGGCTGCTGCAATACCCCCACGAGCTTTCCGGCGGCATGCGCCAGCGCGTGATGATCGCCATGGCGCTGTCCTGCCGGCCCAAGCTGCTGCTCGCCGACGAGCCGACGACGGCGCTCGACGTCACCGTGCAGGCGCAGATCCTGTCGCTGATGCGCGAGCTCAAGCGCGAATTCGGCACTGCCATCGTCTTGATCACCCATGACATGGGCGTGGTGGCGCAGATGGCGGACCGCGTCGCCGTGATGCAGCACGGCCGGCTCGTCGAGACCGGACCGGTCGAGGCGATCTTCGCCGCGCCCCGCCAACCCTATACGCAGGAACTGCTCGCCGCCGTGCCCAGGCTCGGCGCCTTCCGGGACAGCGACGGCCCGCCGCGCGTCACCGATGCACCGCCCCTGGAGATGCCGCCGCGCACCGGGCCGATCCTCTTCGTGCGCGGGCTGGAAGTGAGCTACGGCAAGCCCGGCGGCCTGTTCCGGGCCGGCAAGCCGCAGGCGGCGGTCACCGACGTCAGTTTCGAGATCCGCCCCGGCCAGACCCTCGGCCTCGTCGGCGAGAGCGGCTCGGGCAAGTCGACGACCGGCAAGGCGGTGCTGGGGCTGATTCCCTTCTCGGGCGAGGTGACGATCGCCGGCTCGCCCCTCCAGGGCCTGTCCAACCGTGCGATGAAGCCGGTCCGCCGCAAGGCGCAGATGATCTTCCAGGACCCCTATGCCTCGCTGGACCCGCGCATGACGGTCGGGGCCGCCATCGCCGAGCCGATGCTGATCCACGGCATCGGCACGCCGGCCGAGCGCAGGGAGCGGGTCGCCGACCTCCTGCGCCGGGTCGGCCTGTCGCCCGACCTCGCCTCGCGCTATCCGCACGAATTCTCCGGCGGCCAGCGCCAGCGCATCTGCATCGCCCGGGCGCTCGCGCTCGAACCCGGGCTGATCGTCGCCGACGAGAGCGTCGCCGCGCTCGACGTCTCGGTGCGCGGGCGCGTGCTCGACCTGATGCTGGAACTGCAGGAGACGATGGGCCTCGCCTATCTCTTCATCTCCCACGACATGGCCGTGGTCGAGCGCATGAGCCACCATGTCGCGGTGATGCGGCACGGGCGCATCGTCGAGGCCGGCACGCGGCGCGAGATCTTCGACAGCCCGCGCGAGGCCTATACGCGCGACCTGATCGCCGCCGTACCGATTCCGGATCCGGGGCTGTATCGGTAGATCAGGCCCCTGTCCCGGCGAGAGGGGCGGACGCTAAGAAAATGAGCTGCCTTCTCCCGACCCGGGAGAAGGTCCCGGCAGGGGGATGAGGGCCTGAACTTCGACGCAGATCGCTCAAAATCGCGCTTCAATTGTCGAAGTTCAGACCCTCATCCGGCGCTTCCGCGCCACCTTCTCCCGACCCGGGAGAAGGAAAAACGCGCTATATTCTGCAAACTTGGCGTCAAAAGGCTATTTTGTAGCAGCTTTCATCGACCATCTGACCTCAGCGAGATGCGCACGACGCGCTTTCCGCTCCTCTCGGGTGAGGGCCCGTTTGAGAGGCTGATTTTGCCACGATGTAGATCGGGCACATGGCGCCGGGCCTCTCAGCCCAGCACTTGCAGCCCATGCTTTTGAATAAGGGTCAGGAGCTTCAAGGCCATTCCGCTGGGTCGTTTTGCTCCAGATTCCCACTTTTGCACGGTGGACACACTTGTGTTGAGATAGCGCGCAAAAATAGGCTGGCTCACATGGTTACCTTCGCGGAGGGCCTTGATGTCCTGAGGTCCAAGTTCCGCTGGAACAGCCAGGCAAGCGTCGTCAAAGCTTCGGAGCGTCTCCTTATCGATCGTTCCGGCCCGATACATATCCTCGACCGAAGTATAGACCGCTTCGAAGGCATCGCTTTTGAATTTCTTATGCGGCATGACAGATCTCCACGATAGCTCCGATTTCCAGTTCAGCTGCGACATCTGCGGATGTCTTTCGTTGGTAGAGCCCCGCCAGTTTGCGGAATTCCGCCAATTCGGCGTCGGTTATGTTTGGTCTATCTTTTTCGCGAACAAATAGACATAAATCCAAAACTCTCCGCTCTTCGCCAAAATGATCGATCTGTACATATTGTCTTTCAGGCGTTTCTTGAAGACCCTCCTCCTAGATCATCCGCCTGCCCGGATGCGACCTGCCTGATCGCCTTGCACAATTCCGTGTCCGATATCCGTGCCTTGCGTGCAGCTTTGGCGAACCATGCGGTTTTGAATGTTCGGGGGGAGGCCATGATTGAAAGGTAGCACTTGGTGCTATGATTTTTCAAGATGAATGCGGCGTGGCATCGGCCTGCGCAGACTCCGCTTGAAATGTTCCCGTTTTGTTCTAGTCTGGGTGAAACGGATTTCGCCCATGCCTTCGCCCGCTCCCCTCGTCTTCGACCGCGAACGCCGCGCCGAGAAACTGGCCGGGCTGCGCCTTCTCCTGCCGAAGCTGGAGCATATGCATGCCGATGCGGGCACGCTGCCCTTCGGCATCGAGGCCGTCGACCGTAAATTGCCGGGCGGCGGGCTCGCCCTCGACGCCCTGCACGAGATCGCGCCGCAGACCATCTTCGACAGCGCCGGCGCCTTCGGCTTCCTGATCTCGCGGCTGGTCCAGCGCCAGGACACGAATGCGGGCACGCTCTGGCTGGTCGTCTCGCCGCGCGGCCTGTCCGGCATGGGGTGGCCATACGGCCACGGGCTGAGGGCGCTCGGCCTCGATCCGGCTCGTCTCGTCCTCGTCACCGCGGCGGACGAGACACGCGCGGCCTGGGCGATGGAGGAGATCCTGCGCTCCGGCGCGGCCGGGGCCGTGGCGGGGCTGACCGGCGGCGGCCTCGAGGCCGCCATGAGCCGCCGCCTGCAGCTCGCCGCCGCCGCCGCGCCCTGCCCGCTCTTCCTGCTGCGCCCGCCTTTGGCCGCGGCCGCGACCGCCGCCGTCACGCGCTGGCGCATCGGCTCGGCGCCCGGCCCGCGCGATCGGTTCGGCCTGCTCACCGCCTGGCGCTGGCGCGTTCAGCTCGAACGCAGCCGCAACGGGCAGAACGGATCCTGGCTCATGGAGTTCGACCATGCCACGCATCGTCTCGGTCTGGCTGCCGCGCTGGCCGATCCAGCGCTTCCTGAGAGCGCAGGCCGGCAGGTCCGGGTCGCCTGACCGCCCGGCTTCGCCCGAGGCCGTCGACGCCCGGCGGCCCTTCGTCCTCACGGTCGAGGCGTCGGGCGGCCCGCGCATCGGCGCCGCCAACAAGGCCGCCGAAGCCGAAGGGCTGGCCGTCGGCGGGCTCGTCGCCGATGCGCGCGCCAGGGCGCCGGGCCTGCAGACCCGTCCGCTCGACCGCGAGGCCGACAGCGCGGCGCTGCATCGCCTCGGCCTGTGGGCGATGCGCTATACGCCCTCCGTCGCCGCCTATCGCCAAGCCGACGGGGCTGACGGCCTCTTCCTCGACATCACCGGCGCCAGCCATCTGGCCGGCGGCGAAGCAGCCCTGCTCGCCGATATCGTCAGGCGCCTGCGGCCGTTCTCGCTGGGGGCTCGCACCGCCCTCGCCGATACGCCCGGCGCGGCCTGGGCGCTGTCGCGCTGCCATGCGCAGGCCGCTGTCGTCCTGCCCGCCGGCGACGATCCCGCCGGTGCCCTCGCCTGCCTGCCGATGGCCGGCCTGCGCCTGCCGGACGACCTCTGCCTGACCCTGCAGCGGCTCGGCTTCCGGCGTATCGGCGACCTTCTCGGCAAGGAACGCGCCCCCTTCGCGGCGCGCTTCGAACCCGTCCTGCTCAAGCGCCTCGACCAGGCGATGGGCCGGCGGGAGGAAGCCCTGATCGTCCTGGAGCCGCCGCCCCTCCATCATCGCAGCCGCCAATTGCTGGACCCCATCGTCAGCCAGCCGGCGGTGGTGCATGTCGCGAGCCGGCTGATGAAGGACCTGGTGCCGGCCCTCGCGCAGGAGGGGCTGGGCGCACGCACCCTCAGGCTGCGGCTCTTCCGCGTCGACGGCGAAGTGCGCACCATCCATATCGGCCTCGCCGCCGCCACGCGCGATCCCGCCCATGTCGCCCG encodes the following:
- a CDS encoding transporter substrate-binding protein, producing the protein MSRFRIGILYSTEGPYAALGRDCRDGAELAVEDLRAEHADVGIEPVFGDPKGQAPLYLDLARAMLRDQGCRHIVGTVTSLARKDVIPLIEKHDGLLWYMCPYEGFEANESVIYTGACPNQHLLPLFDHLLPRHGSRVYLAGANYVWGWEMNRLARELVAQAGGEVVGERCLPLEETHVDRLIADIEQRRPDFILNNLIGPASYAFLAAIRRLADRDPSFAPERRPVVSCDLTECELGEIADGAAIGQLATASYFDSLATPRNLAFKRRVAARFGPHRRVSSFFAGAYTAVRLCAETILAAGGDDPAAIRGRLHAGPAETVLGPLAVDPRTNHAALPFHLGRINREGGFDILASKPAIAADPYLIGDRTRRAAPHLRLVR
- a CDS encoding 3-hydroxyacyl-CoA dehydrogenase NAD-binding domain-containing protein, producing the protein MAQGPETIAIIGCGLIGESWSALFTAHGHDVAVWDPASPAAEPLLERVEGARRQVRRIEGRGTERDGRLLVARTLEEAVAAATWIQENAPESVPLKRELYGRIEGAAPPDAVIASSTSSLTWSELARDMRHPGRFVTAHPFNPPHIMPLVEIYARDAALRERAAGFYRSLGREAVVLNRDAVGHVANRLASALWREAVNIVAEGIADVATVDAALVNGPGLRWSAVGAHMAYHLGGGGEGIAHYLEHLGPSQERRWATLGSPSLTPEICAMLVEGVAAEAAGRSIAELEAARDEAITRILAARKEARHAGE
- a CDS encoding ANTAR domain-containing response regulator, with amino-acid sequence MSTTPSFNGWHAAVLHRLDDGIERLGRQLERLGLAVTVQWAPLDLARINPDIVLVDADQGWDGLLPWQAGAAPMPLVALLGSEAPGRIAWAMEHGAGALIAKPVASSAVYPSLVMAVHMHAQRLAMAKRCADLEERMRLRPLVHGAVHAIMAARLVDESAAYSLLRCTAMRRRLTIEQIAAGIVAGQEPVPEAV
- a CDS encoding ABC transporter permease is translated as MALFLARRLLQAAFILLGVAAITFVLLYCLPADPAVLIAGRSATPPMVAAIRHELGLDQPLILQFLHYLDGLLHGDLGRSYTQKTAVAPLILARLPATLVLMAAGILVEVALGLTFGIIAAVRRDGLTDRVVMMLSFVGVSSPQFVVALLLLYVFAATLGWFPMSGFGTPAHVVLPALTLGVLGAGWYARMVRSAMIEVLRQDYVRTARAKGVPAARVVLRHALPNALLPIIAMIGIDIGQFMGGVVVVEAVYGWPGIGQLAWQAIQQVDVPIIMGVTLVSALAIVLGNLVADFIAPFVDPRIRAQ
- a CDS encoding ABC transporter permease yields the protein MRVMLALLRRPAAMVGLVIVGLVVVGALLAPWLAPFSPDDQMFDGLSLDGAPLPPSAHYLLGTDTLGRDLLSRLLFGARTSLVIGLVANGTAVAIGLLVGIVAGYTRGMFGNMLMRFTDLMMAFPALLLAIALAALLRPSLWIVALVIALVNWVQVARIVYTETRGLAERDFITAERSLGAGHGRILFFHILPHLMPTAIVWGTLGIATTVLLEATLSFLGIGVQPPQPSWGNIIYESQSYFQDAPWLVFIPGAVILATALSFNLIGDALRDILDPTQRGRG
- a CDS encoding aspartate/glutamate racemase family protein, which encodes MPASDAVARIAMIHALEESVAPAREAFAQGWPEAFAYDLLDTSLAVDRADAGRLDDGMVARFHTLADYVAAHGGRGGRTAGILFTCSAFGPAIDAVKARAAIPVLRPNEAAFETALRAGDRIGLVVSFEPSRLSLEQELHAMAAAQGREVTVVSAVAAGALEALKAGDGERHDALVAEAAAGLGEVDAVVLGQFSLARAHGRTALATAAPVITTPGSAVAALRAAVLARRALPEGQDPHRA
- a CDS encoding 2OG-Fe(II) oxygenase gives rise to the protein MPSVEARVSGLDWHRLAEELDGFGCAVIEKLLSPGECRAIAGLYPQEAHFRSHVHMARHGFGKGEYRYFRYPLPDLLGGLRSALYPPLAAIANAWNERMGMAQRYPDRHADFLGQCHEQDQTRPTPLLLQYGPGDFNCLHQDLYGDLAFPLQVAILLSEPGRDFTGGEFVLTEQRPRMQSRAEVVPLRQGDAVAFAVHDRPVKGTKGYYRVNLRHGVSRLRSGRRHTVGIIFHDAT